A single window of Bordetella genomosp. 11 DNA harbors:
- a CDS encoding nucleotidyl transferase AbiEii/AbiGii toxin family protein: MVKPPAQSIDQIKRLVVKAILSDDTLFENLVLKGGNAIDLIHQITARASVDIDFSMPGDFPGGGDELRRRVDGALRRIFSMAGYRVFDLKMLEKPEHLSEDMAGFWGGYCFEFKLISEALHKQHGPNVDALRKYALNLGQGKKFLIDVSRHEYVEHKRSMEFEGYIIYVYSPEMIVCEKLRAICQQMPEYGPIIHRGRPGSARARDFVDVYYLTKMLDLNVTTDEYRTVIAEMFERKRVPLSLLGRIRDYREFHRADFAAVQATMSPNLALEDFDTYFDFTLDLVAQLQPLWHV; the protein is encoded by the coding sequence ATGGTCAAACCGCCTGCCCAATCCATAGACCAAATCAAGCGATTGGTCGTCAAAGCCATACTCTCTGATGACACGCTATTCGAGAACTTGGTGCTTAAGGGCGGCAATGCGATCGATCTGATCCATCAGATCACGGCACGCGCATCGGTCGATATCGATTTCTCCATGCCAGGCGATTTTCCTGGGGGTGGCGATGAACTACGGCGGCGTGTAGACGGTGCCTTGCGCCGAATCTTTAGTATGGCGGGCTATCGGGTCTTCGATCTCAAGATGCTCGAAAAGCCCGAGCACTTGAGCGAAGACATGGCCGGCTTCTGGGGCGGCTACTGCTTCGAGTTCAAGTTGATCAGCGAGGCGCTACACAAGCAGCACGGGCCCAACGTAGACGCTTTGCGCAAATACGCGCTCAACCTCGGACAGGGCAAGAAATTCCTTATCGACGTCAGCCGTCATGAGTATGTCGAACATAAGCGGAGCATGGAGTTTGAGGGATACATCATCTATGTGTATTCCCCGGAAATGATCGTCTGTGAAAAGCTGCGCGCCATCTGCCAGCAGATGCCAGAGTATGGCCCCATCATCCACAGGGGGCGCCCCGGTAGCGCTCGCGCCCGGGATTTCGTCGATGTCTACTACCTCACCAAGATGCTTGACCTGAATGTGACCACGGACGAATACCGGACGGTTATCGCCGAAATGTTCGAGCGCAAGCGCGTGCCGCTTTCCTTACTTGGCCGTATCCGGGACTATCGTGAGTTCCATCGCGCCGACTTCGCCGCGGTGCAGGCGACGATGAGCCCGAATCTCGCGCTCGAAGATTTCGATACCTATTTCGATTTCACCCTTGACCTCGTTGCGCAGCTACAGCCCCTTTGGCACGTATAG
- the hemA gene encoding glutamyl-tRNA reductase, with product MSVDVLTFGLNHTSAPVSVRERVSMPVDLLRPALDGLRAAFGGAVREAAILSTCNRTEVYCAAEPQVVEHLPVWLADVNQVQAIDLQPHLYQHQQDGAVRHAFRVASGLDSMVLGEPQILGQMKDAVRAADEAGSLGTLLHQLFQRTFSVAKEVRSTTDIGAHSVSMAAAAVRLAERVFGDLGDARTLFIGAGEMIELCATHFAAQRPREMVVANRTVERAETLANRFSAGTMRLADLTERLHEFDVIVSCTASSLPILGLGMVERATKQRRHRPMVMIDLAVPRDIEPEVGRLDDVYLYSVDDLGRLVQSGTDARRAAMVQAEAIIETRVRNFMQWMASRAIVPVLQDLQQGADALRAAELERARRLLARGESPEAVLEQLAHGLTQKYLHGPLAALNRSEGADREQLLAVVPRLFPSRDSRR from the coding sequence ATGTCGGTCGACGTTCTTACCTTTGGCTTGAATCACACGTCCGCGCCCGTTTCGGTGCGTGAGCGCGTGTCCATGCCCGTTGACTTGCTGCGTCCTGCCCTGGATGGACTGCGCGCCGCGTTCGGCGGCGCGGTGCGGGAAGCCGCCATTCTCTCCACCTGTAATCGTACGGAAGTCTATTGCGCGGCAGAGCCGCAGGTGGTCGAGCATTTGCCGGTCTGGTTGGCGGACGTCAATCAGGTCCAGGCCATCGATCTGCAGCCGCATCTGTATCAGCACCAGCAGGACGGCGCCGTGCGCCATGCCTTCCGCGTCGCCAGCGGCCTGGATTCCATGGTGCTGGGCGAACCGCAGATCCTGGGCCAGATGAAGGACGCCGTGCGCGCGGCCGACGAGGCCGGCTCCCTGGGCACCTTGCTGCACCAGCTTTTCCAGCGCACGTTTTCCGTTGCCAAGGAAGTCCGCTCGACCACCGACATCGGCGCGCATTCGGTTTCCATGGCGGCCGCGGCGGTACGCCTGGCCGAGCGGGTGTTCGGCGACCTGGGCGATGCGCGCACGCTGTTCATCGGCGCGGGCGAAATGATCGAACTCTGTGCCACCCATTTCGCGGCCCAGCGGCCGCGAGAAATGGTGGTGGCCAACCGTACCGTCGAGCGCGCCGAAACCCTGGCCAACCGTTTTTCGGCCGGCACCATGCGCCTGGCCGATCTGACGGAGCGGCTGCACGAATTCGACGTCATCGTGTCCTGTACGGCCAGTTCCCTGCCCATCCTGGGCCTGGGGATGGTGGAGCGTGCCACCAAGCAGCGCCGCCACCGCCCCATGGTCATGATCGACCTGGCCGTGCCGCGCGATATCGAGCCCGAAGTCGGCCGCCTGGACGACGTCTATCTGTATTCCGTGGACGACCTCGGCCGGCTGGTGCAAAGCGGCACGGACGCGCGCCGCGCGGCGATGGTGCAGGCCGAGGCCATCATCGAAACGCGGGTGCGCAATTTCATGCAGTGGATGGCCTCGCGGGCCATCGTGCCGGTCCTGCAGGACCTGCAGCAAGGCGCCGACGCGCTCCGCGCGGCGGAGCTGGAACGCGCCCGCCGCCTGCTGGCGCGCGGCGAGTCGCCGGAAGCCGTGCTTGAACAACTGGCGCACGGTCTTACCCAGAAGTACCTGCACGGCCCGCTGGCGGCGCTCAACCGCAGCGAAGGGGCCGACCGCGAACAGCTGCTGGCCGTGGTGCCGCGCCTGTTCCCCAGCCGCGACTCGCGGCGTTAG
- a CDS encoding type IV toxin-antitoxin system AbiEi family antitoxin domain-containing protein: MTTAARSRIQIAKPDIFKYLAGQSPPVFKLTDLQQILAEQRAGWRLAQRTTTQDFIDFLEKQGKLKTLRFPFPHRAETRFVWGSVPLLEVLLTLKPSCYYSHYTAVRMHGLTEQIPKTIYLNHEQHLKSQSTGGLAQERIDAAFRRKARESNNAIDFEGTRIYLINGKNTDELGVITESVTYDNETPITVRLTNLERTLIDITVRPAYAGGIFEVLKAFQLAKEQVSVNALAAMLKTINHTYPYHQAIGFYLERAGYRSNLLDLIKRFPMSYDFYLAHNMGDVEYVKAWRLYVPKGL, from the coding sequence ATGACAACGGCTGCTCGCTCACGCATTCAGATCGCCAAGCCGGACATCTTTAAGTACTTGGCTGGCCAATCGCCGCCGGTCTTCAAGCTAACGGATCTACAGCAGATCTTGGCCGAGCAACGGGCAGGGTGGCGTCTTGCTCAGCGCACCACCACGCAGGACTTCATCGACTTCCTGGAAAAACAGGGCAAGCTCAAGACGCTCCGCTTTCCTTTCCCGCACCGGGCAGAGACACGCTTCGTCTGGGGGAGCGTGCCCTTGCTGGAAGTCTTGCTGACCCTCAAGCCAAGCTGCTACTACAGCCATTACACCGCTGTCCGTATGCATGGTTTGACCGAGCAGATCCCCAAGACGATCTACCTGAACCACGAACAGCATCTCAAGAGTCAGTCCACTGGCGGACTGGCCCAGGAACGCATCGACGCGGCCTTTAGGCGCAAGGCACGCGAGTCCAACAATGCCATTGATTTTGAAGGAACGAGGATCTATCTCATCAATGGCAAGAATACGGACGAACTCGGCGTGATCACAGAATCTGTGACCTATGACAACGAAACACCGATCACCGTCCGCCTCACGAACTTGGAACGCACGCTCATCGATATCACGGTGCGCCCGGCTTACGCCGGAGGGATCTTCGAGGTGCTAAAGGCGTTTCAGTTGGCCAAAGAGCAGGTGTCGGTCAATGCTTTGGCAGCCATGCTAAAGACGATCAACCACACTTACCCCTATCACCAAGCTATCGGGTTCTATTTAGAGCGAGCGGGTTATCGGTCCAACTTGTTGGACCTGATCAAGCGGTTCCCGATGAGCTACGACTTCTATTTAGCGCACAACATGGGAGATGTAGAGTACGTAAAAGCGTGGCGTCTATACGTGCCAAAGGGGCTGTAG